The following are encoded together in the Acetobacter vaccinii genome:
- a CDS encoding ethanolamine ammonia-lyase reactivating factor EutA, whose product MSAPAQTVLLLGFDFGSTTCSAMAAYARLEANCVTGRMEFARPDVFYRSTPCFTPFSTSTQLDIAAIERLIDAWLAESGVAPEAVFSGGAIVTGLAAERDNARALTHSIETRIGDTVIATARDPALESWLAFMGGCDMLSHLHEGGVLNLDIGGGTTNPALGAGGQVLATGCHFIGARHFQFAPDGQTLSGLSSFGAALLAHLGLSCRVGARMEECAIAQVVAYYIQGLEAIAQGQRGPFADPCGAMHEQVAFAPAMPHPPLITFSGGVGEMVYAAMDGHPLPPRSLYGDLGTDIAQGILSSPLLSRDLGRGMPENRGRATVYGLTMHSTDISGTTIFMPHPPALPLRDLPVLATLDMAATADRLTALLTLAARHPEGACLRLDDATPPTLAALRQFGAHLAEAIERAALPQTLPLVLLTTRNIGHTLGNYATRWGTLPCTLVVLDEVPARNARFIRVGRPHNAVLPVSFYGMN is encoded by the coding sequence ATGTCCGCACCCGCGCAAACAGTTCTGCTGCTAGGGTTTGATTTTGGGTCCACCACATGCAGCGCCATGGCTGCCTATGCGCGTCTGGAAGCAAACTGTGTGACAGGCCGCATGGAGTTTGCCCGGCCTGATGTGTTTTATCGTTCCACCCCCTGCTTTACTCCTTTCAGCACCAGCACACAGCTTGATATCGCAGCGATTGAACGCCTGATTGATGCGTGGCTGGCCGAAAGCGGCGTGGCCCCGGAGGCCGTGTTTTCTGGCGGTGCCATTGTCACCGGTCTTGCTGCCGAGCGTGATAATGCCCGCGCTCTGACCCACAGCATAGAAACCCGCATTGGGGATACGGTAATCGCGACCGCGCGTGATCCGGCGCTGGAATCCTGGCTGGCGTTCATGGGTGGGTGCGACATGCTGTCCCACCTGCACGAAGGGGGTGTGCTCAACCTCGACATCGGCGGTGGCACGACCAATCCGGCGCTGGGGGCGGGGGGGCAGGTGCTGGCTACGGGCTGCCATTTTATCGGGGCCAGACATTTCCAGTTTGCGCCTGATGGGCAAACCTTGAGCGGGCTATCCAGTTTCGGTGCTGCCCTGTTGGCGCATCTCGGCCTGTCATGCCGGGTGGGCGCGCGGATGGAGGAGTGCGCGATTGCCCAGGTCGTGGCCTATTATATTCAGGGGCTGGAAGCCATAGCCCAGGGCCAGCGCGGCCCTTTTGCCGACCCCTGCGGTGCCATGCACGAGCAGGTGGCCTTTGCGCCCGCCATGCCCCACCCCCCGTTGATAACCTTTTCAGGTGGTGTGGGGGAAATGGTCTATGCCGCCATGGATGGCCACCCCCTGCCCCCCCGCAGCCTGTATGGAGACCTGGGGACGGACATTGCCCAGGGTATTTTGTCCTCCCCCCTGTTATCGCGTGATCTGGGGCGGGGCATGCCGGAAAACCGGGGCCGTGCCACGGTGTATGGTCTGACCATGCATAGTACGGACATTTCCGGCACCACCATTTTCATGCCGCATCCTCCGGCCTTGCCTTTGCGGGACCTGCCCGTGCTGGCCACTCTGGACATGGCCGCCACGGCAGACAGGCTGACAGCCCTTCTCACGCTGGCTGCCCGCCACCCGGAAGGGGCCTGCCTGCGGCTTGATGACGCAACACCCCCAACCCTTGCAGCCCTGCGCCAGTTTGGTGCCCATCTGGCCGAGGCTATTGAACGGGCGGCTCTGCCCCAGACCCTGCCGTTGGTGCTGCTGACCACCCGCAATATCGGGCACACGCTGGGCAACTACGCCACGCGCTGGGGCACTCTGCCCTGCACTCTGGTGGTGCTGGATGAGGTGCCTGCCCGCAACGCCCGCTTTATCCGTGTCGGGCGGCCCCATAACGCCGTCCTTCCGGTGTCTTTCTACGGCATGAACTGA
- a CDS encoding capsular polysaccharide synthesis protein — MNKEKLFALDSGYHKGSYAIFADIFRWELLKQKGGIWIDTDVMCISENWPQSDIFFGYQDSKIINNAVMKFPAGHPLVAEAAEIAHTLGGHCEWGETGPLLLTSLVNKYNLHKYALPEDVFYPAQFWWARNIREEAVSHDKIDEFRRLGSVCIHLWNECLRTDRIDKNSFPQTESLLHHLLKQYNMLAFYEDYAMKMTLRMLLGCH, encoded by the coding sequence ATGAATAAGGAAAAACTGTTTGCGCTAGACAGTGGATACCACAAAGGTTCTTACGCAATATTTGCTGACATTTTCCGCTGGGAGCTTTTAAAGCAAAAAGGTGGCATATGGATTGATACCGATGTCATGTGTATTTCCGAAAACTGGCCCCAATCCGATATTTTTTTTGGGTATCAGGACAGTAAGATCATCAACAACGCCGTCATGAAGTTTCCCGCAGGGCACCCCCTTGTGGCTGAGGCCGCCGAGATCGCCCATACACTTGGCGGTCACTGTGAATGGGGTGAAACTGGCCCCCTGCTTTTGACAAGCCTTGTGAATAAATACAATCTTCACAAATACGCGTTGCCGGAGGATGTCTTTTACCCCGCCCAGTTCTGGTGGGCCAGAAACATCCGGGAAGAAGCTGTCAGCCATGATAAAATTGATGAATTCCGCCGTCTGGGCAGTGTGTGCATCCATTTATGGAATGAATGTCTGAGGACCGACAGGATTGATAAAAACTCTTTCCCCCAGACAGAGAGCCTGCTGCATCACCTGTTGAAGCAGTACAATATGCTGGCTTTTTACGAAGACTACGCCATGAAAATGACGCTCAGGATGCTTCTGGGCTGTCACTAG